CCTTGTACAACGCCTGCGGCGTAGGATAACGATGTCGACACGTGCCCCCAGGGTGCGCCGCTGCGCGTCGACCCTGGTCTCTGGAATCCAACCGCTTCGCGGTATTGTTCCCTAAGACAACAGCGATTCATTCCGAAACGCTTCTCGCGGTGGCGTGGCAGCGGGAGCGCATCATTGGATTTACACACACGTCGGAACGCCGAAAATGGTCCAAAACCACGAGCTTCACTACGGCGAAGCCGTTAAGCTCCGCAGCTCAAGGTCGCGATAGCGCAGCCTGGGTAAACGGAGCACTCAAAGCTCTTACGCCAACGGCGTTGTATTCCAAAGCCTAGGGTCGCGCCGCGGCGAAGCCGCAGAGCGCACCCTAGGTCGCCGACCACGTCACGCGGTATACCTCGAAGAGGTTTTACAAAGAACGGCATGGACGCCGCAAAATGATGGCAATCGGCGCTGGCGTCCTTGTACAACGCCTGCGGCGTAGGACAACGATGTCGACACGTGCCCCCAGGGTGCGCCGCTCTGCGTCGACCCTGGTCTCTGGAATCCAACCGCTTCGCGGTAATGTTCCCCACGACAGCATCGATTCATTCCGACGCCCAGCCCTTCTCTCTCAGGAAATTGCAAAGAGAAGGGAGGCAGGATCGCGGACGAAGCAGCATTTGCAAATTCACCCCCAACTTGCTCCAGGTAGGATTCCGATCAGGCCACGCCACAGGGAAGGTGAATTGTGCAAACGCCTACTTATGAACCGGTACGACCTCCAAGGGGGGCGGCATGCTCTTTCGAGGTGGTTAAGGCATCTGTCTATGTGAGGGCTTCCGTTTTTGCGATAGCCATACGATGGATCGCAAGGTTGTGGGTCCAATCGCTGGAGCGAAACACTAGCCATGCGGTGTCCAGCAATGGCTACCACCTCGCTGGGAAAATGTTGAACATAGATGGCGGGACAAGAGGAATGGGTTGATGTCGTCCTCAAGAAGCGGGACACACCGGAGTTTCCGTCCGCACGCCGTCACCGATTTTCATTCGCTGGCGCGGCCGCCGATACCCCTTGCGAACTTGCGCCAGCATATCTGCTGGCGCGGTTTGCTTTAGGCTTTGCGGGCCCTGCGTCGCCGGCGAATGGCCAATGCGGCCGTTCCAACTGCGAGGGCAGCCAACGACGTCGGTTCTGGGACAGCCGAAATCTCACTGATTACAACGGCGTTCAGAAAGCCGCCCGTGCCGAAATTACCCGCTTCGGTCGAAACAACTCCACCCAAGGTTGAAGTAGCGTCAACGCTCGAAAGGTACACGCCAAAGTCGGAGGGATTCACCGGAAAAGTGGGGCTGGTGACGACGTTTTCGTAGAATGTTCGTACCCCATCGCCGTTCTGATCCGCATACATGTTGAGTGTTGAGGGCGCTGTTCCGTTGGAGAGAATGTGATCGATGCGATAGTTCGCGGAGGCGTTTAGGCCGGAGAACGTAAGTGTTATTGGCGTGTCGAAATGTGAAAAATAGGTATTGCCGATCGTTTCCAAGCCAGTATTGTCTCCGCTAGCGACTCCAAAGTTTATGCCTGGCGCAGGTGTTGGGCCAACAACCGCAGAGCTATTTGTTTGGACGCTTAAGGTGATACTGCCCGCTGTAACGGACCAGGGTGCCGGACCCAGCAGAGGCGTGAACGAGACGCCCTGTACGGTCGCTGTCGTCACGGCGCTTGCCGCGCCGAGGTTCGCTGCCAAGAGCACGTTTCCAGAATCCAGGACCCATCCACCTGAAGCATCTCCGCCCGTCAATTTCACCACCGCCGCATCTACGTTGCCGCTGTTGATTCCGAATGCGAGGCAGGCCGCTGCGAGTGCCCGAAGGAGGTTTGACTTGATCATTTTCACGGCGTTTTCTCCACTTGCGCCCGTTCAGTGTGGGCGAGGAATGA
This window of the Novipirellula artificiosorum genome carries:
- a CDS encoding PEP-CTERM sorting domain-containing protein (PEP-CTERM proteins occur, often in large numbers, in the proteomes of bacteria that also encode an exosortase, a predicted intramembrane cysteine proteinase. The presence of a PEP-CTERM domain at a protein's C-terminus predicts cleavage within the sorting domain, followed by covalent anchoring to some some component of the (usually Gram-negative) cell surface. Many PEP-CTERM proteins exhibit an unusual sequence composition that includes large numbers of potential glycosylation sites. Expression of one such protein has been shown restore the ability of a bacterium to form floc, a type of biofilm.), which gives rise to MIKSNLLRALAAACLAFGINSGNVDAAVVKLTGGDASGGWVLDSGNVLLAANLGAASAVTTATVQGVSFTPLLGPAPWSVTAGSITLSVQTNSSAVVGPTPAPGINFGVASGDNTGLETIGNTYFSHFDTPITLTFSGLNASANYRIDHILSNGTAPSTLNMYADQNGDGVRTFYENVVTSPTFPVNPSDFGVYLSSVDATSTLGGVVSTEAGNFGTGGFLNAVVISEISAVPEPTSLAALAVGTAALAIRRRRRARKA